One segment of Castanea sativa cultivar Marrone di Chiusa Pesio chromosome 3, ASM4071231v1 DNA contains the following:
- the LOC142627071 gene encoding putative disease resistance protein RGA3, translated as MAGALLSAIVERLGSFISSEFKLTVTVKEEVQKLQTKFRTIQAVLNDAEKRQLTEEAVKLWVDKLEGVSDEIDNVLDEWKTVMMKAEIEKQQKKFVEEEEAETSTAKKRKVWSITPNFNFSVPNLFQRRDIAREIKDLNEKLDEINKEKEMCGFELSRAIEEVVERPKTTSYVDVSEILGRDKVKKDLVSILLGKGTEKEKHPNVISLVGMGGIGKTTIAQLAYNDQKVQAHFEIKVWVCVSDPFDQCKVGKEILESVERQCKVGKESLESVERQSPNLTALQSLLDRFCDKVQGKKVFLVFDDVWTEDYAKWKPFRDALKNCGSQSSRILVTTRKDQVAKMMESANTIKLNELSEEDCWLLFSKIAFFDKDPQQREQLEDFGRQISKKCKGLPLAAKTLGSLMRFKKSREEWRNVLNNNLWELEDVERGLFAPLLLSYYDLSSPLKQCFLYCAVFPKDHVFSVQDLVYMWIAHGFVELKGNVEVEIMAQEYFENLAIRNFFQEYEKYEKFTSYKMHDIVHDFAQSITKARHLGYSTGSQFPPSTDRSKNLRTVIFFSQSDYNMSNLVQNFNRLRVLTLNSTMKLPDTIGNLIHLRYLDVHFCKQAFSFGKCVLPETIGNLCNLQFLRLRQVSPSQPIILLQGIGKLINLRLLTGDDLVIPREIGRLTSLKTLGSVINDEDCKGCKFEELKNLIHLRYLFLHFNGGPFRIKTIAPNDRRIESNVLILNALELPQDLEKLYIMNYLGTTMSPRLLASLTNLKELHLLFAEELMSLPPLGKIPCLESLTILSAGSLKKVGVEFLGIESENKKEDIKIFPNLKYLEFCALGQWEEWIGGTRGGGKEDEDCITIMPRLQKLTIRLCGKLKSLPDFLRTTPLKELLINDCPIITKRCRRETGEDWRNISHIPVIKLW; from the coding sequence ATGGCTGGTGCTCTACTTTCTGCAATCGTGGAGCGGCTTGGTTCTTTTATTTCTTCGGAGTTCAAGTTGACTGTAACTGTGAAggaagaagtccaaaagcttcAAACCAAATTCCGTACCATTCAGGCAGTGCTCAATGATGCTGAGAAGAGGCAGCTGACGGAGGAAGCTGTGAAGCTTTGGGTAGATAAGCTCGAAGGCGTATCGGACGAGATCGACAACGTGTTGGATGAGTGGAAGACTGTCATGATGAAAGCAGAGATtgagaaacaacaaaaaaaatttgtagaagaagaagaagctgaaactAGTACTGCTAAGAAGAGGAAGGTATGGTCCATCACCCCCAACTTCAATTTCTCAGTTCCTAATCTTTTTCAGCGTCGTGATATCGCTCGTGAGATAAAAGACCTTAACGaaaaattagatgagattaACAAAGAGAAGGAGATGTGCGGGTTTGAATTGAGTAGGGCCATTGAAGAAGTAGTTGAGAGGCCAAAGACTACTTCTTATGTTGATGTGTCTGAAATTCTTGGTCGTGATAAGGTTAAGAAAGATCTGGTGAGCATTCTATTGGGCAAGGgtactgaaaaagaaaaacaccccAATGTCATCTCTTTGGTGGGCATGGGTGGTATTGGAAAAACTACTATTGCCCAATTAGCCTACAATGATCAGAAGGTGCAAGCCCATTTTGAGATAAAagtgtgggtttgtgtttcggATCCTTTCGATCAGTGCAAGGTTGGCAAAGAAATCCTTGAATCTGTTGAACGTCAATGCAAGGTTGGCAAAGAAAGCCTTGAATCTGTTGAACGTCAATCCCCCAACTTGACTGCATTGCAAAGCCTATTGGATAGATTTTGTGATAAAGTTCAGGGAAAGAAGgtttttcttgtctttgatgATGTGTGGACCGAAGACTATGCAAAGTGGAAGCCATTCAGAGATGCACTAAAAAATTGTGGTTCCCAAAGTAGTAGAATTCTAGTCACCACACGTAAAGACCAAGTTGCAAAGATGATGGAAAGTGCAAATACGATCAAGTTGAACGAATTGTCTGAGGAAGATTGTTGGTTGTTGTTTAgtaaaatagcattttttgaCAAGGATCCTCAGCAACGTGAGCAACTAGAAGACTTTGGCAGACAAATATCAAAGAAGTGCAAAGGTTTGCCCCTTGCTGCAAAGACTCTAGGGAGTCTCATGCGCTTTAAGAAAAGTAGAGAAGAATGGAGGAATGTTTTGAATAACAATTTGTGGGAATTAGAAGATGTTGAGAGAGGTCTTTTTGCACCGTTGTTACTGAGTTATTATGATTTGTCGTCACCACTGAAACAGTGTTTCTTATATTGTGCTGTCTTTCCGAAAGATCATGTTTTTAGTGTTCAAGATTTGGTATACATGTGGATAGCACACGGATTTGTCGAGTTGAAGGGAAATGTGGAGGTGGAAATCATGGCACAAGAATACTTTGAAAATTTAGCCATACGCAATTTCTTCCAAGAATACGAGAAATATGAAAAGTTCACAAGTTACAAAATGCATGATATAGTGCATGACTTTGCACAGTCAATTACTAAAGCTCGGCATTTGGGATATTCAACCGGATCCCAATTTCCTCCATCTACTGATAGATCCAAAAATTTACGCACTGTCATCTTTTTTAGTCAGAGTGATTATAACATGTCCAATTTAGTCCAAAATTTTAACCGTTTACGGGTATTAACTTTGAATTCCACAATGAAACTTCCGGATACAATAGGAAATTTAATACATCTAAGGTATCTCGATGTTCATTTTTGTAAACAGGCTTTTTCTTTTGGCAAATGTGTATTGCCTGAAACTATAGGCAATCTATGcaatttacaatttttgaggCTTAGGCAAGTTTCTCCTTCTCAGCCTATAATATTACTGCAGGGGAtaggtaaattaattaatttaagacTTCTTACTGGAGATGATTTAGTGATTCCAAGAGAAATTGGAAGATTGACTTCTCTTAAAACATTAGGAAGCGTCATAAATGATGAGGATTGCAAAGGATGCaaatttgaagaattaaaaaatttgatccACCTTCGTTATTTGTTTCTACATTTTAATGGAGGGCCTTTTCGGATAAAGACCATTGCTCCGAATGATAGAAGAATTGAGAGTAAcgtattaattttaaatgcgTTAGAGCTACCTCAAGACTTGGAGAAGTTATACATTATGAATTACTTGGGCACCACAATGTCTCCTAGGTTGTTGGCGTCTTTGACCAATTTGAAAGAGCTTCATCTCCTATTCGCCGAAGAGTTAATGAGTTTGCCTCCTTTGGGGAAGATTCCGTGCCTCGAATCATTAACTATATTGTCTGCGGGGAGTTTGAAAAAAGTGGGAGTTGAATTTTTGGGAATAGAATCtgaaaacaagaaagaagacATAAAAATATTCCCAAATTTGAAATATCTCGAATTCTGTGCCTTGGGCCAGTGGGAAGAATGGATTGGAGGAACGAGAGGAGGAGGAAAAGAAGACGAAGACTGTATTACTATAATGCCACGTCTTCAAAAGTTGACAATTCGATTGTGCGGAAAGTTAAAGTCGTTGCCGGATTTCCTGCGTACAACTCCATTGAAGGAATTGCTGATCAATGACTGTCCAATTATCACGAAACGTTGCCGAAGAGAGACAGGAGAGGATTGGCGCAACATTTCTCACATCCCAGTCATCAAATTATGGTAA